One stretch of Gouania willdenowi chromosome 16, fGouWil2.1, whole genome shotgun sequence DNA includes these proteins:
- the leng1 gene encoding leukocyte receptor cluster member 1, with translation MNILPKKSWHVRNKDNVARVRRDEAQAAEEEREAKRRVERAEQEARTEFLRRKARDALPSTEGGGNDDSDQQSGVLEHLNLFPLEEASEKKGNEDYLKEKKEEKEKQERAIGLLVSLGPQPGTEVTPWYLKTDKEKNKKEERGEKGKGVSEEEREKKDRRLKDSLDPLKDMKKALVINDRKQHKSKKKGEKSSYGESSMERLRAERHQREAEERRRAQALLDQRNNKRKDPSCELNDRERPYNTAYFPELARKRQRRDRDSWRDEILKS, from the exons ATGAACATCCTTCCCAAGAAGAGCTGGCACGTGCGCAACAAGGACAACGTCGCGCGCGTGCGGAGAGATGAGGCGCAGGCGGCAGAAGAGGAGCGCGAGGCCAAGAGGCGCGTGGAGCGCGCGGAGCAAGAG GCACGCACAGAATTTTTGAGGAGGAAAGCTCGAGATGCTCTCCCATCAACAGAGGGAGGAGGAAACGATGACAGCGACCAACAGAGCGGCGTTCTGGAGCATCTCAATCTCTTTCCTCTGGAGGAAGCTTcagaaaagaaaggaaatgaAGATTATCTCAAggaaaagaaagaggaaaag GAGAAGCAGGAAAGAGCGATCGGCTTGCTTGTGTCTTTAGGACCACAGCCAGGCACTGAGGTGACTCCGTGGTACCTAAAAACCgacaaagagaaaaataaaaaagaagagcgGGGTGAGAAGGGGAAGGGCGTGAGtgaagaggagagagagaagaaggaTCGTAGGCTGAAGGATAGTTTGGACCCTTTGAAAGACATGAAGAAAGCGCTTGTTATTAATGACAGAAAGCAGCACAAAAGCAAGAAGAAAGGGGAGAAAAGCAGTTATGGAGAGAG CTCCATGGAGCGGTTACGAGCTGAGCGCCATCAGAGGGAGGCTGAGGAGCGCAGGAGAGCCCAGGCTCTTCTCGACCAGAGGAACAACAAAAGAAAGGATCCTAGCTGCGAGTTGAACGACAGGGAGAGACCGTACAACACCGCCTACTTCCCAGAACTCGCACGGAAGCGACAAAGGCGAGATCGAGACAGCTGGAGAGACGAGATCCTAAAATCCTGA
- the tmc4 gene encoding transmembrane channel-like protein 7 codes for METKLQIHDTGNGYPGDQQLLRLRRASSGQSHQNYPQFNQNSDPTEEEEEGVEEVDSSGPNVELRNTPLPMAIKRAVWKSQQMQDNRASSSKSWKQKNKKSLRNLRSITREAGQFFTLWGKSLQLIGGNFGGGVQSYFLFLRFLVILNFFSCLLIAGFVLIPSIIFRSVGTSLENSTGPEECMKYDPNPPGLVLFYNYFLDLLSGTGFMEYSYLFYGYYNNTQVAEESFSYNIPLAYLFTAVFYFAFCLICLIIRMGNAARVAVATGGSAVGSYSMIIFTGWDYGCLGDQATRLKQKNIHYQLQVDLEEEALSRRAASLTACQKIVHYTLRVVTFLIALGLNAAAFYGIFEATNFSQQNSGRAGFLGLFFEYLPSIAITTANFVVPLLCDQFALIERYSPSTTVILVLLRAVFLRLLSLGVLILTLWQQITCDGNANSRDCSLCKYNNKDYPCWETRVGQEMYKLTLFDFLVNLAVLVLVEFPRRIVVDHCPNKLVQWFGRQEFAVPHNVLGLVYGQTVVWTGALFCPLLPVINTIKFVILFYCKKITLFHNCRPALKTFRSTTSTIYFLVTLVFGWGLATVVMIYSLAEIQPSMGCGPFRFFPTMWSIVPTSFYNLSAVTQDFLFFIGSQAFSIPLFVFSCVVMCYFIALAAVYGKSVALLRTQLKLEGRDKKFLVRQIEELSRQLERPNANSGAHS; via the exons ATGGAGACTAAGCTGCAGATACACGACACAG GAAATGGTTACCCTGGTGACCAACAGCTGCTCAGGCTACGACGGGCTTCATCTGGACAGTCCCATCAGAACTACCCTCAGTTCAACCAAAACTCTGACCcgactgaggaggaggaggagggggtggaggaggtggacaGCAGTGGGCCCAATGTGGAGCTCAGGAATACGCCTCTGCCCATGGCCATCAAACGAGCTGTGTG GAAATCGCAGCAGATGCAGGATAATAGGGCTTCCAGCTCAAAGTCCTGgaagcagaaaaataaaaaatccctgCGTAATCTGAGGAGCATTACCAGAGAAGCTGGACAATTTTTCACACTGTGGGGCAAGTCTTTGCAACTGATTGGAG GGAACTTTGGAGGAGGCGTCCAGTCCTACTTCCTCTTTCTGCGATTCTTAGTTATCCTCAATTTCTTTTCATGTCTCCTGATCGCCGGTTTTGTCCTCATTCCGAGCATCATCTTCAGGTCTGTGGGAACCAGTCTGGAAAACAGCACAG GTCCAGAGGAATGCATGAAATATGATCCTAACCCTCCAGGCCTGGTGCTGTTTTATAACTACTTCCTGGACTTGCTTTCAGGAACG ggaTTTATGGAGTATTCCTACCTGTTTTATGGCTACTACAACAACACACAGGTGGCAGAAGAAAGCTTCTCCTACAACATTCCACTTGCTTATCTCTTCACTGCTGTCTTCTACTTTGCCTTTTGTCTCATTTGCCTCATTATACG CATGGGCAATGCAGCCCGGGTTGCTGTGGCAACTGGAGGCAGCGCTGTGGGCAGCTACAGCATGATCATATTTACAGGATGGGACTACGGTTGCCTAGGAGACCAAGCCACCAGACTCAAGCAGAAAAACATCCACTACCAGCTTCAG GTAGATTTGGAAGAGGAGGCCTTAAGCAGACGAGCCGCCTCTCTAACAGCATGTCAAAAGATTGTTCATTACACGTTGCGTGTTGTTACTTTCCTTATTGCCCTCGGGCTCAACGCAGCAGCTTTCTATGGCATCTTTGAGGCAACCAACTTCAGTCAg CAAAACAGCGGCAGGGCAGGGTttcttggtttgttttttgagtaTCTTCCCTCCATCGCCATCACCACTGCAAACTTTGTGGTGCCTCTGTTGTGTGACCAGTTCGCTTTGATTGAGAGATATTCTCCCAGTACTACTGTCATACTGGTGCTCCTCAG GGCGGTGTTTCTACGTCTGTTGAGTCTGGGAGTTCTCATCCTTACGCTGTGGCAGCAGATCACATGTGACGGAAACGCAAACAGCAGAGATTGCTCACTTTGCAAATACAACAACAAGGACTACCCG TGCTGGGAAACTCGTGTGGGGCAAGAAATGTACAAGCTGACCCTGTTTGACTTCCTGGTCAACCTTGCTGTGCTCGTCTTGGTTGAATTCCCACGCAG GATCGTTGTCGACCACTGTCCCAATAAACTTGTGCAGTGGTTTGGCCGCCAGGAGTTTGCCGTTCCCCACAACGTGCTGGGACTGGTCTATGGTCAGACTGTGGTCTGGACAGGAGCTCTTTTTTGCCCTCTGCTTCCTGTCATCAACACCATTAAGTTTGTCATCCTCTTCTATTGCAAGAAG ATCACACTTTTCCATAACTGCCGACCAGCACTGAAGACTTTCCGTTCAACTACCTCCACGATCTACTTTCTGGTGACACTGGTGTTTGGCTGGGGCCTGGCCACAgttgttatgatttacagtctagCAGA GATCCAGCCTTCTATGGGTTGTGGACCTTTCCGTTTTTTTCCCACCATGTGGTCGATCGTCCCAACCTCTTTTTACAACCTCTCTGCAGTTACtcaagattttctttttttcattgggTCCCAGGCTTTCTCCATCCCTCTGTTTGTGTTCTCATG TGTGGTGATGTGCTACTTTATAGCTCTAGCAGCTGTTTATGGAAAAAGTGTGGCGCTCCTAAGAACTCAGCTTAAACTG GAGGGTCGTGACAAGAAGTTCTTAGTCAGGCAGATTGAGGAGCTGAGTCGGCAACTTGAAAGACCAAATGCCAATTCTGGAGCACATTCATAA
- the mboat7 gene encoding membrane-bound acylglycerophosphatidylinositol O-acyltransferase mboat7, translating to MPSDEVVYLGFLGSSIPVGFLFRYLSPAVKQQAAFLLGFSITIATCRIHTVHSLITVIGTWIIVKSSWRHAPAVSLSWTFLYLLFFRLVTWFGLPPPTPFANAIQLILTLKMVSLANEVHSFHVEKKKEISSFVKSPITGGLSQEPSLYDVLAYSYCYVGIMTGPFFRFQTYVDWLKQPSPLALPGAAVCLQRLKLVPVYGALYMAVNSVFPLAYVLTEEYLDHNFFFRFFYMIAVFFVFRMRFYAAWCGAEAGCISAGLGCYPEKALSKPGGGPTVNYSPDPTVEEKYDFKTIQNIDCYNTDFCVKVRHGMRYWNMTVQWWLHHYIYANAPFKAYTLRAGWTMLISAYWHGLHAGYYLSFLTIPLCIAAETSMEASVRAKLGPRGQNIFDWVQWFLKMRAYDYMCMGFVLLKASDTIYYWTSIYFIIHVIAVGCIILGRALKGGKRGGKHNHEKREETKEGNVKVTNGEKRD from the exons ATGCCTTCAGATGAAGTTGTGTACCTGGGATTTCTTGGCAGCTCCATTCCTGTGGGATTCCTCTTCCGCTACCTCA GTCCAGCGGTAAAGCAACAGGCTGCTTTCCTCCTTGGCTTTTCCATCACCATCGCTACATGTCGCATCCACACAGTGCACTCGCTGATAACCGTCATCGGGACATGGATCATTGTGAAGAGCAGCTGGAG GCACGCCCCCGCAGTCAGCCTCAGCTGGACCTTCCTCTATCTCCTTTTCTTCCGGCTTGTGACTTGGTTTGGTCTCCCACCACCCACACCTTTCGCCAATGCCATTCAGCTCATACTCACGCTTAAG ATGGTGAGTCTTGCCAATGAGGTCCACAGCTTCCATGTGGAGAAGAAAAAGGAAATCAGCTCCTTTGTCAAGTCTCCCATCACAGGTGGTCTGTCCCAGGAGCCCTCCCTCTATGATGTACTGGCTTATAGTTACTGTTATGTAGGTATCATGACTG GCCCATTCTTTCGCTTTCAAACGTATGTTGACTGGTTAAAGCAGCCGAGCCCGCTGGCTCTGCCTGGGGCTGCCGTGTGCCTGCAGCGGTTAAAGCTGGTTCCCGTCTACGGCGCTCTCTACATGGCTGTCAACTCTGTCTTCCCATTGGCCTACGTCCTTACAGAAGAGTACCTGGATCACAACTTTTTCTTTAG GTTTTTTTACATGATCGCAGTGTTCTTCGTGTTCAGGATGCGTTTCTATGCTGCATGGTGCGGAGCTGAGGCTGGTTGTATCAGCGCTGGCCTGGGCTGTTATCCAGAAAAAGCTCTTTCTAAACCTGGAGGAGGACCCACTGTCAACTACAG TCCCGATCCAACCGTTGAAGAGAAATACGACTTCAAAACCATCCAAAACATTGACTGTTACAACACCGACTTCTGCGTGAAGGTCCGACATGGCATGCGTTACTGGAACATGACCGTTCAGTGGTGGCTGCATCACTACATCTACGCCAATGCTCCCTTCAAGGCCTACACGCTGAG GGCTGGCTGGACCATGTTAATCAGCGCCTACTGGCACGGCCTGCACGCTGGTTACTATCTCTCATTCCTCACCATCCCGCTGTGCATCGCAGCTGAGACCAGCATGGAAGCATCTGTTAGAGCCAAACTGGGCCCACGTGGACAGAACATCTTCGACTGGGTCCAGTGGTTCCTGAAGATGAGAGCCTACGACTACATGTGTATGGGCTTCGTGCTGCTCAAGGCCTCTGACACCATTTACTACTGGACGTCCATTTACTTCATCATACACGTCATCGCCGTAGGTTGTATAATACTGGGCAGGGCCCTGAAGGGAGGGAAGCGAGGCGGGAAGCACAACCACGAGAAAAGAGAGGAAACAAAGGAGGGGAATGTAAAAGTAACAAATGGAGAGAAaagagactga
- the rps9 gene encoding small ribosomal subunit protein uS4 — MPVARSWVCRKTYVTPRRPFEKSRLDQELKLIGEYGLRNKREVWRVKFTLAKIRKAARELLTLDEKDPKRLFEGNALLRRLVRIGVLDEGKMKLDYILGLKVEDFLERRLQTQVFKLGLAKSIHHARVLIRQRHIRVRKQVVNIPSFVVRLDSQKHIDFSLRSPYGGGRPGRVKRKNAKKGQGGAGGADDEEED, encoded by the exons ATGCCCGTTGCCAGGAGTTGGGTTTGTCGCAAGACTTATGTCACCCCCCGCCGACCTTTTGAGAAATCCCGTCTTGACCAGGAGTTGAAACTCATTG GTGAGTATGGACTGAGGAACAAACGTGAGGTGTGGAGGGTCAAGTTCACATTGGCAAAGATCCGCAAAGCTGCCAGAGAGCTGCTCACTCTGGATGAGAAGGACCCAAAACGTCTGTTTGAag GTAACGCTTTGCTCAGGCGTCTGGTGAGGATCGGTGTGCTGGATGAGGGTAAAATGAAGCTCGATTACATCCTGGGTTTGAAAGTTGAGGACTTCTTGGAGAGGAGGCTGCAAACGCAGGTGTTCAAGCTTGGACTTGCCAAGAGCATTCACCATGCTCGCGTCCTCATCCGTCAAAGGCACATTCG CGTGCGCAAACAGGTGGTGAACATCCCCTCCTTCGTGGTGCGGCTCGACAGCCAGAAGCACATCGACTTCTCCCTGAGGTCACCGTACGGCGGTGGACGTCCAGGCCGCGTCAAGCGAAAGAACGCTAAGAAGGGCCAGGGTGGTGCTGGAGGagctgatgatgaagaggaggattAA